From a single Strix uralensis isolate ZFMK-TIS-50842 chromosome 27, bStrUra1, whole genome shotgun sequence genomic region:
- the MYO9B gene encoding unconventional myosin-IXb isoform X3: MSVKDADSAVCQAKAAYSLHIYPQLSTESAPCCKVTATKDSTSSDVIKDVINILNLDVSKHYVLVEVKESGGEEWVLDTNDSPVHRVLLWPRRAQDEHPQKDGYYFLLQERNTDGTIKYVQMQLLSKETDARRLVERGFLPWHQEDFDDLCNLPNLTETTLLENLKCRFLKHKIYTYAGSILIAINPFKFLPIYNPKYVKMYENHQLGKLEPHIFAIADVAYHTMLKKHVNQCIVISGESGSGKTQSTNFLIHCLTALSQKGYASGVERTILGAGPVLEAFGNAKTAHNNNSSRFGKFIQVNYLENGIVRGAVVEKYLLEKSRLVSQEKDERNYHVFYYLLLGVNEEERKEFHLKQPEDYFYLNQHNLKIEDGEDLRHDFERLKQAMEMVGFLSATKKQIFSVLSAILYLGNVTYKKKATGRDEGLEVGPPEVLDILSQLLKVKREILVEVLTKRKTVTANDKLILPYSLNEAITARDSMAKSLYSALFDWIVLRINHALLNKKDMEESVTCLSIGVLDIFGFEDFETNSFEQFCINYANEQLQYYFNQHIFKLEQEEYKSEGITWHNIDYTDNVACIHLISKKPTGLFYLLDEESNFPHATNQTLLAKFKQQHEENKFFVGTPVMEPAFIIRHFAGKVKYQIKDFREKNMDYMRPDIVALLRSSDSAYVRELIGMDPVAVFRWAVLRAAIRAMAVFAEAGRQRAQKTAGVVRQGPRVPLGELQRSNTPVEKVYRDMHEQIIASIKGLPWQGDDPCKLLRSLSRLQHRSHFMKSRGIKQKQIIPKNLLDSKSLKLIVSMTLHDRTTKSLLHLHKKKKPPSISAQFQTSLNKLLETLGKAEPFFIRCIRSNAEKEEMLFDESLVLQQLRYTGMLETVRIRRSGYSAKYTFQEFIDQFQVLLPKNAKASKEDICVYLNKLKLDENYYQIGKTKVFMKEAERQILQDTLHKEVIRKIILLQSWLRMVLERRRFLRTRQAAIVLQACWRSRSVRMALQRNNAAIYIQSAWRRYRERKCYLQQKRRICLLQAMVRGHLQRKRFQKMVIEKQKAEEKLRELQEDHIKNDISKNEHSEAATDQLPVKPESELDQAVGAGDQTPNEQAENLSSSEKATLPQKNLTESAEKVTNSREKRESRRQRGLEHNELQNKHVLLSFEGPSLPGHEEQTSSEEALETVPVPEKSTAQDTVLQGSSEGEKSPSEEKALSDTPPSSDLKENSSIPEQPLVSQVDDKAVDRMKTQGNQNSQIKGSQSFNCPERPTNLALNLHNTLSATGSFQTPAECWADKSKRLVQKAPKDLDSPTSSPIQRYVDDPGKLKYKREKWKGKRKSDAGQNDMLSQSLDERTRADKSPQDQLEKKGSSSSLSDLSTLAQSVAMNQQSPDTIEEEKGNKKYPVQKKPSDLLPTSDAVVSMQPASQQIDAKSAFKSPLRRLLGKKPDKKISKESPDVIEEGDGLSLVSCVLFPETGGTQKVSEASSGQPSRLQAGERHVKESSKTKKNRTIKISKISSVSQNWRASMVREIANANELKHLDEFLLNKINDLRSQKSGVECLFFEATEKFRGNIKTMYSAPNGQIHVGYKDLVENYQLLVTNLAKKREEKEVKLVLNLFQSLLDEFIRGYTKKEESEQPKQTKAQKKKRKQDRAIEEHNGHVFTNYQVSIRQSCEHCSSYIWPMEKACLCSVCKLTCHKKCMSKIQSSCTSCGKKNEQDAEPRHFGVCVSSLTSERNSVPIVMEKLLEYVEMHGLYTEGIYRKSGSANRMKELKQLLQADPNSVKLENYPIHTITGILKQWLRELPDPLMTSAQYNDFLRAVELPEKQEQLCAIYSVLEQLPQANHNTLERLIFHLVKVALIEDVNRMSPNALAIVFAPCLLRCPDTSDPLTSMKDVSKTTMCVEMLIKEQIRKYKIKMDEINQLEAAESIAFRRLSLLRQNTSKSSQVRGNDSGNSELDSLHEEEEVSEADNREKEILIDRIQSIKEEKEDITYRLPELDQRGSDEENVDSETSASTESLLEDRTGRMDTEAIIGLHCRAQSSSMPAKDICKVPSLLQTSSHSSFASLASRHRSSLTLPKIKMPRRTPVMPTANIKLPPGIIKCTESQGRISANEESQITVRRREQPARRTDKIHSVYVAQGSATAHAQELLDEYEPTAKVKRRFSDPYSHIPCIEK; the protein is encoded by the exons ATGAGTGTAAAAGATGCTGACAGTGCAGTTTGCCAGGCAAAGGCAGCCTACAGTCTTCATATTTACCCCCAACTCTCAACAGAAAGTGCTCCCTGCTGCAAAGTGACAGCAACCAAGGACAGCACATCTTCAGACGTTATCAAGGATGTGATTAATATCTTAAACTTGGATGTCTCAAAACATTATGTGCTTGTGGAAGTGAAAGAATCGGGTGGTGAAGAATGGGTACTTGATACAAATGATTCTCCTGTTCATAGGGTTTTACTTTGGCCTCGTCGTGCTCAGGATGAGCATCCGCAAAAGGATGGGTACTACTTTCTTTTGCAAGAACGGAACACTGATGGGACCATCAAATATGTCCAGATGCAATTGCTTTCCAAGGAGACAGATGCTCGGCGATTGGTTGAAAGGGGCTTTCTTCCATGGCATCAGGAGGACTTTGATGACTTGTGCAATCTTCCCAACTTAACGGAGACAACGCTCCTAGAGAATCTGAAATGCCgctttctgaaacacaaaatctATACTTACGCAGGAAGTATTCTGATTGCAATTAACCCCTTCAAGTTCCTGCCCATTTATAATCCTAAATATGTTAAGATGTATGAGAATCATCAGCTTGGGAAGTTGGAGCCTCATATTTTTGCCATTGCTGATGTGGCTTATCACACAATGCTTAAAAAACATGTTAATCAGTGCATAGTTATATCAGGTGAAAGTGGGTCTGGGAAAACTCAAAGCACAAACTTCTTAATTCACTGTCTCACGGCACTGAGCCAGAAAGGGTACGCAAGTGGTGTGGAGAGAACTATTCTAGGAGCTGGACCAGTTCTGGAG GCATTTGGAAATGCAAAAACAGCACATAACAATAACTCCAGTCGTTTTGGAAAGTTTATTCAAGTCAACTATTTAGAGAATGGTATTGTCCGAGG GGCTGTTGTTGAAAAATACCTGCTTGAAAAATCTCGTCTGGTTTCTCAAGAAAAAGATGAAAG GAACTACCATGTCTTTTATTATTTGCTACTTGGAGTCAATGAGGAAGAGCGTAAAGAATTTCACCTCAAGCAACCTGAAGATTATTTCTACCTCAATCAG CATAACTTGAAAATTGAAGATGGGGAAGATCTCCGACATGACTTTGAAAGATTAAAACAAGCCATGGAGATGGTTGGCTTCCTTTCGGCAACAAAAAAACA gattttttcagtactttcagCTATTCTTTATCTGGGCAATGTTACGTACAAGAAGAAAGCTACAGGTCGTGATGAAGGGTTGGAAGTAGGACCTCCTGAAGTGCTGGACATTCTTTCTCAGCTTTTGAAA GTTAAACGAGAAATTCTAGTAGAAGtgctaacaaaaagaaaaactgtgacTGCTAATGATAAGCTTATTTTGCCATATAGTCTCAATGAG GCAATAACAGCTCGTGATTCAATGGCAAAGTCCTTATACAGTGCTCTGTTTGATTGGATTGTTCTGCGAATTAATCATGCACTCCTtaataagaaggacatggaggaATCTGTTACA TGTTTGTCCATTGGTGTACTTGATATTTTTGGATTTGAAGACTTTGAAACCAACAGTTTTGAACAGTTCTGTATAAATTATGCAAATGAGCAGCTTCAGTATTATTTCAATCAGCATATATTCAAATTGGAACAG GAGGAATATAAGAGTGAAGGGATCACTTGGCACAATATTGACTATACTGATAATGTGGCCTGCATTCACTTAATCAGCAAGAAGCCCACTGGCCTCTTCTATCTTCTGGATGAAGAAAGCAA TTTTCCACATGCCACCAACCAAACTCTACTTGCAAAATTCAAACAGCAGCATGAGGAGAACAAGTTTTTTGTTGGAACCCCAGTGATGGAGCCTGCTTTTATTATTCGACACTTTGCCGGGAAAGTTAAATACCAGATAAAA gatttcagagagaaaaatatggaTTACATGAGACCAGATATTGTTGCTTTACTACGAAGCAGTGACAGTGCTTACGTTCGGGAGCTGATAGGAATGGACCCTGTAGCTGTGTTCCGCTGGGCAGTTCTGCGAGCAGCTATTCGAGCAATGGCTGTCTTTGCAGAAGCTGGACGCCAGAGAGCTCAGAAGACTGCAG GAGTGGTACGTCAAGGACCCAGAGTTCCTCTTGGAGAACTCCAGAGATCAAATACACCAGTAGAAAAAGTTTATCG AGACATGCATGAGCAAATCATCGCAAGTATAAAAGGACTTCCATGGCAGGGTGATGATCCCTGTAAGCTGCTTCGGTCACTCAGTCGACTTCAACACCGCTCCCACTTCAT gAAAAGTAGAGGTATCAAACAAAAGCAGATCATTCCCAAG AACTTGCTGGATTCCAAATCTCTGAAGCTCATAGTAAGCATGACTCTGCATGATCGAACTACAAAATCCCTCTTGCACTTGCACAAAAAGAAGAAACCCCCAAGCATAAGCGCACAGTTCCAG ACTTCACTTAATAAATTATTGGAGACACTGGGTAAAGCTGAGCCGTTCTTCATCCGCTGCATCCGCTCCAATGCTGAGAAG GAAGAGATGCTTTTTGATGAAAGCTTGGTGCTTCAGCAGTTAAGATACACTGGCATGCTGGAAACTGTGCGAATCAGAAGATCTGGGTACAGTGCTAAATATACATTCCAG GAATTCATAGACCAGTTTCAGGTGTTATTGCCCAAAAATGCCAAAGCCTCTAAGGAGGACATTTGTGTTTATTTGAATAAACTAAAACTGGATGAAAACTACTATCAAATAGGGAAGACCAAG GTTTTCATGAAAGAGGCTGAACGGCAGATACTACAGGATACACTACACAAAGAAGTGATCAGGAAAATCATTCTCCTTCAGAGCTGGCTCAGGATGGTTTTAGAAAGGAGACGTTTTCTCAGAACACGGCAGGCAGCCATTGTTTTACAG GCTTGCTGGCGTTCCCGCTCTGTTAGGATGGCACTGCAGAGGAACAATGCTGCCATTTATATTCAGTCAGCATGGCGAAGATACAGGGAGCGAAAATGCTACCTTCAGCAGAAGAGGAGAATTTGTCTTCTGCAAGCCATGGTCAGAGGGCATCTACAGCGTAAGAG ATTTCAGAAAATGGTTatagaaaagcagaaagctgaagaaaagctgagagaactGCAGGAAGATCATATCAAGAATGATATAAGCAAGAACGAGCACAGTGAAGCAGCAACGGATCAGTTGCCTGTGAAACCTGAGTCAGAGCTGGATCAAGCTGTTGGGGCTGGAGATCAAACTCCAAACGAGCAAGCCGAAAACCTGAGCTCCTCTGAAAAAGCCACGTTACCCCAGAAGAACTTGACAGAGAGCGCTGAGAAAGTAACAAACAGCCGGGAGAAACGTGAATCTCGCCGGCAGAGGGGGCTGGAACATAACGAGTTACAGAATAAGCATGTCCTGCTTTCCTTCGAAGGACCGTCTTTACCGGGCCATGAGGAACAAACCTCTTCTGAAGAGGCCCTGGAAACTGTTCCAGTGCCAGAGAAATCCACAGCACAAGATACTGTCCTTCAAGGAAGCAGCGAGGGAGAGAAAAGTCCAAGTGAAGAAAAAGCTCTTTCAGACACGCCACCATCAagtgatttgaaagaaaatagttCTATTCCTGAGCAACCACTTGTATCACAAGTAGATGATAAGGCAGTTGATAGAATGAAAACACAAGGGAATCAAAATAGCCAGATAAAAGGCAGCCAAAGCTTTAACTGCCCTGAAAGACCGACAAATCTTGCACTGAATCTTCATAATACGCTCTCTGCTACTGGGAGCTTTCAAACTCCAGCTGAATGCTGGGCGGATAAAAGCAAACGTCTTGTTCAGAAGGCACCCAAAGATCTGGATAGTCCTACTTCTTCCCCAATCCAGAGATATGTGGATGACCCAGGGAAGCTAAAGTACAAGAGAGAGAagtggaaaggaaagagaaaatctgaTGCTGGTCAGAATGATATGCTGAGTCAGTCCTTGGATGAAAGAACGCGTGCTGATAAGTCTCCTCAGGATCAGCTAGA AAAGAAGGGGAGTTCATCTTCATTAAGTGATCTCTCAACACTGGCCCAGTCTGTTGCCATGAATCAG CAATCACCAGATacaatagaagaagaaaaaggcaacaagaaaTATCCTGTGCAAAAGAAGCCCAGTGACCTCTTACCTACCTCGGATGCAGTTGTTTCCATGCAGCCAGCAAGTCAGCAAATAGATGCCAA GTCTGCTTTTAAAAGTCCTTTGCGTAGACTTTTGGGGAAAAAGCCAGACAAGAAAATTTCAAAGGAGAGTCCTGATGTTATTGAGGAAGGAGATGGCCTCTCCCTTGTATCTTGTGTGCTCTTTCCAGAAACAGGGGGAACCCAGAAAGTTTCAGAGG CTTCTTCTGGACAGCCAAGTCGCCTTCAGGCAGGGGAGCGCCATGTGAAAGAGAGCAGTAAAACAAAGAAGAACCGTACTATAAAGATCAGCAAGATCTCAAGTGTGTCTCAGAATTGGCGAGCTTCCATGGTTCGTGAGATTGCAAATGCCAATGAACTGAAACATCTTGATGAGTTCCTCCTAAACAAG ATCAATGACTTGCGCTCCCAGAAGTCTGGTGTTGAATGTTTGTTTTTTGAAGCCACAGAGAAGTTTAGAGGAAATATCAAGACCATGTACTCTGCTCCT aatgGGCAAATCCATGTTGGCTACAAAGATCTGGTGGAAAATTACCAGCTTCTAGTTACAAATCTGgccaaaaaaagggaagagaaagaagtcaAACTGGTTTTAAATCTCTTCCAATCCCTTCTGGATGAATTCATCAGAGGATATACAAAAAAAGAGGAATCTGAGCAGCCCAAG CAAACCAAAGCCCAGAAGAAGAAACGAAAACAAGATCGTGCA ATTGAAGAACACAATGGCCACGTATTCACAAACTACCAAGTGAGCATACGGCAATCGTGTGAGCACTGCTCATCCTACATCTGGCCCATGGAAAAGGCCTGTCTCTGCAGTG TTTGCAAGTTGACTTGTCACAAGAAATGCATGTCAAAAATCCAGAGCAGCTGTACATCCTGTGGAAAAAAG AATGAGCAGGATGCAGAACCACGTCATTTTGGAGTGTGTGTGAGTTCCCTGACCAGTGAGAGAAATTCAGTCCCCATTGTCATGGAGAAGTTGCTAGAGTATGTGGAGATGCACGGCCTCTACACAGAAGGCATTTACAGGAAATCAGGATCAGCAAATCGTATGAAGGAGCTGAAACAGTTGCTGCAAGCAG ATCCAAACTCAGTGAAACTGGAGAATTACCCTATTCACACTATTACGGGCATCCTTAAGCAATGGCTACGGGAATTACCAGATCCACTAATGACATCTGCGCAATACAATGATTTTCTCCGAGCTGTAG AACTACCAGAAAAACAGGAGCAACTCTGTGCCATTTACAGTGTTCTTGAACAGCTTCCTCAAGCAAATCATAATACCTTGGAGCGACTCATCTTCCATCTGGTCAA AGTGGCTTTGATAGAAGATGTCAACCGTATGTCACCCAATGCCTTGGCCATTGTTTTTGCTCCGTGCCTCTTGCGTTGTCCTGATACCTCTGACCCTTTAACCAGCATGAAGGATGTTTCAAAAACAACCAT GTGTGTAGAGATGCTCATAAAAGAACAGATAAGGAAGTACAAGATAAAAATGGATGAAATAAATCAGCTGGAAGCTGCTGAGAGCATTGCTTTTCGACGACTCTCCTTGCTTCGGCAGAATACG AGTAAAAGCTCACAGGTGAGAGGAAATGACAGTGGCAACTCAGAACTGGACTCACTGCATGAAGAAGAGGAAGTTTCTGAAGCCGACAACCGAGAAAAGGAGATTCTCATTGATCGCATACAgtcaataaaagaagaaaa GGAAGATATAACTTACCGGTTACCTGAGCTTGATCAGCGAGGCTCTGATGAGGAAAATGTAGACTCTGAGACCTCAGCAAGCACAGAGAGCCTGCTTGAAGATAGAACAGGACGGATGGATACCGAAG CAATTATTGGATTACACTGCCGTGCTCAGAGCTCCAGTATGCCTGCCAAAGACATTTGCAAAGTGCCTTCTCTTTTGCAAACCTCTTCACATTCTTCCTTTGCATCCCTGGCTTCAAGACACAGATCATCTTTAACGCTGCCCAAGATTAAAATGCCCCGTCGAACTCCAGTGATGCCAACAGCAAATATAAAACTTCCTCCTGGGATTATCAAATGTACAGAATCCCAGGGCAGGATTTCAGCTAACGAAGAGTCACAAATAACGGTGAGACGAAGGGAGCAGCCAGCAAGGCGAACTGATAAAATCCACTCTGTATACGTTGCACAAGGGTCTGCAACGGCCCACGCTCAGGAACTCTTGGATGAATACGAACCAACAGCAAAAGTAAAACGGAGGTTTTCAGACCCTTACTCTCACATTCCCTGTATAGAGAAGTGA